Below is a genomic region from Schistocerca americana isolate TAMUIC-IGC-003095 chromosome 1, iqSchAmer2.1, whole genome shotgun sequence.
catgtccctcgactcttataactgccatctggtttctgtacaaattgtaaatagcctttcgctccctgtattttacccctgccaccttcagaatttggaagagagtattccagtcaacattgtcgaaagctttctctaagtctacaaatgctagaaacgtaggttcgcctttccttaatctattttctaggataagtcgtaacgtcaatattgcctcacgtgttccaacatttctacggaatccaaactgatcttccccgaggtcggcttctactagtttttccattcgtctgtaaagaattcgtgttagtattttgcagctgtggcttattaaactgatagttcggtaattttcacatctgtcaacacctgctttctttgggtttggaattattatattcttcttgaagtctgagggtattcacgAGCCGGGTAATAAGCACTCAACTTTATCGGTAGTATTAGGGGATATCTGTGCTCGTTCAACGCTATTGTTCTCAGAATGTAAATCTTATAGTTTCGCGGCGTACTGGTTACTCGATGATGTTTGAGGAGCGCAGAACGTACGTTATTTCATTTGAGCACCTGCCAAACGTCTGCAGGCGAGCAGTCGAAAACTGCGTCCCACGATTTCCCAGAacgctgagccggccggagtgggcgagcggttaaaggcgctactgtctggaaccgcacgaccgctactgtcgcaggttcgaatcctgcctcgggcatggatgtgtgtgatgtccttagattagttaggtttaagtagttctaagttctaggggacttatgaccacagcagttgagtcccatagtgctcagagccattttagccagaaCGCTGCTTGCGTTTCGCTCGTTACGCTATGATCATAGCTGCAAGTCCAATCACTCTGACAGTAGGCAGCGTACTCGACGGCGGAAGAGCCACTCGCCGTGGCCCACGCCGTACTGTGAGGTGCTCACTAAGAGCTAATCATGGACACAATGGGATTCAGTGCGTTGCGCTTTTGATAGGTGTTGTCCCGATTAATGAGGTATTTCCCCATGCATATCTCCACTGACTCTTTAATAATGGTGACATGGCCCGGCAGGCATTAGTTGGGACAGATACCGGGGAAAACAGACAACGCTCGAAGGCCAATACCTTGAATACGTGGATGCTGTGGGGCGTACCGGCAAGGCATTGTTTctctaataaaagtttttttttttttacctttaaaattttacaactttataaacttgattttaaaatagtaGGTGAACATCCGTTATTATGAACAGCAAGATCATCAATATAGTTTCTTAATGAaaagttcctgaagcattattttaaaagttcaaagaacagctctcagaatcaatttacgACGTTAAAACTCAAAATCGCTTCTttagcaaaggaaacaaaaatacaaattgcataatgcaaagtaaaataaaatattgtaacgCCACATGGCAATACCAAAGTTTTCGTAGATATCATCTGTGATCTCTAAAGGGaataaaatattgatcacaaatTTTTAATTAAGAGAACTTAAATGCAATTAAATCTGTTTACTGTCAATGGACAATCAAACCCCGTAGTCTCTACGATGCGCACCGTATCACAAAATATTTACCTTCCTTTTAGACTCTTTACACCATACACCTCCCTACATGTGATGCATACTACACCCAACGAATTGTGACAATTAAGCATATACGTTATAATTAATCAGGTATATAATCTTTTCCTTtcaaatattttccttccttttagaCACTTTACACTATAAAACCTCCCTAAATGTGATGCATACTACACCCAACGAATTATGACAATTAAGCATATATGTTATAATTAACCAGGTATGtaatcttttcctttcaaaataaataacaaacacaaaTCGACTCTTAATCTCAGTGGTTACATCCGTTAAAAAAGTATACAATACATATCTTTTGATTTTGTCGTGATCATGCGCTGTTGTGCACCGTGCTCTCCTTCAGGATCACACGCGGCACGGGACAGATTTTCCATGATATACAATACGTTAACATTgcgcaaccaacttacacaaattgcGTACTGGGATTATACGTCGATGTGAATGCGGCTCATAAATCTTAAAACGGGCGAGGGAGTAGATGCGGAACTACTGAATACTTCGACTAtactgcacggcaccaaacaccggtacggtggggtagacaagagacaaatcaacaacCTTTGCAAGGCAACCTCAGCAAGGCAGTAGAAAGTATTTGGGGCTTTAAACTCTTGGGAGGaccacaccaaaccacagaatgacgtcccaagctaaattatgaaaatactatcggCGATTTCGACACGACAAGTACAACCGTAAAATACTataagaagtgaactgcaattaaTATGATTCATAAGCGACCAACTGAAAAGCTCCACAGTCAAACTTTCTCTTACTGCAAAGACTTGACAGTACCTCCAAAGTTTACTGGTGGATactaccagagtgtcaattgctcggTACACCTGTAGGTAACAGTTTAACACGCTGGGGGCCGACTTAGGTGTCTTAATAAGAAAGGCAATGATTCGGTGCCTCACTTGGATCCACCTTCGATCCAAACCAGTCATTTACTTCAAAGCGCTGAATAGATGACAACGCTCTCCTCCCAAGCAGCgctctaactggagactgcagtaccgaagcaaagcttacaccactcaAATCTGATATACGCGCTACCAACGTGCACCTTTTCAGAATTCTTATGTTCACCTCATACACCAAACTTGCCGTAATTCTTCGCCATaatccaagggcagaaccaagaaatcacttctgAGGCTCTGAATGACCATACTTTGATCGCGATCGGGACAACACCGGCTCTCCACACGAGGACCTTTCCCCAACCGACTGCTTCCGCGGGACCCACCGACCAGAGGCCTTGTCCTCCGACACCGACTTCGCTCCTCACGCACAATCCAGAGCTAACTCCCAGCAAGCCCTTCTCCCTCGTTCTCTCGCCTCGCGGCGCGCGGGAAGCCAACTCGCCAAAGATATACGGCGACCAGAGACTTTAATCCGACCTCGATATTGGCATCGCGGTGAATACTGAGAAGGCAGGTGATTTCAGAaccaaaataaatttaaacagTGAGCCGTACTGGCTCAAATGGTGTCCGATAGTGAATTAGCAGTTgccaaaattattgttttattgtaTTTCACTGTATGAGGAGTGAATATACAATAGCAATGGTCGACTTCGTGGGTTGCAAAAAGCAATTGCTGCGTCGATCTACCGTCTCGCCCGAAGGTTTAAAAACGTCATAGTTCACTGCCAAGAACTGATAACAAATGCTTGTTTATTACAACAGCTTCAGTCCTCGGACGATCTTCAGGTATCTGAATATGAAGGGAGAGAACACgataaatacattttatatttgACTCACAATATAATGCTATGTGGGGTACATTTCACGAAAACTGACATATTAAGATGACACATCACCAATGTGAAATATCTTACATGGCGACATGAAACATAAGGTGTCAAATAGCATAAAATCCATCTTAAGTCGGTGAAAATAAGAATACGTCACATAAAGTAACGGGACTGCCAACGTTCATTCGCACTAATGTGAAAAACTTAACGTGAagagtaactttcgcgtgatgtttCACTGCCAAATAACGTAACTCGAATGAAACTTTGACCATATtcggaaagaactgctacagtacagcacAGAACATAACTGAATGAAATACgtgatgagacgaacagaaataacacttttattcaaatacaataattacgctgaagacGCTGCAATTGACGATGaacctctggacattacaaaaggcgtgaCACGGTTCTTAATACGGTGTGTGATCACTCTGGACGGCAGTACGTTTTCTGCAACTTGTACCACGTTGGCCACGAGGTTGGTAAGAATTTctggtggtagggcgttccattcctcgacAAGCGTGGTTGACAACTTGTGGCTggccgttggtgcatgtggacgtaccGCAATACGCCTTCCCAACGTAAGTCGGGGAAACGCGCAGGGCAGTCCATTCGTTCGTTAAAATGAAGTCGTGACACaacgcacccctgaaaagacacacatgaggaaggagtacactgcacagtgtcacaataacattggccGGTGAGCGTACAGTGCTGGACGTACCGTTATATGGTGAGAGGTGGTAAAACGTAACGCACTCAAGAATATTAtccaacatgatcgttttggtggtccagttaTTATTGTGTGGTTAGGTATAATGCTGGATGGGCGTACGACCTCTAGATCTTTGAACAagatacactcaccggtcaacggcATTGTGCCACTGTACTCTTCCCcgtgtccgtcttttcagggggtgcattcggtcctgacttcatttttgtggatgaaaatgcgctaCCGCATCGAATAGCGTAGATTGAGGAGCGTTTGGAATAAAAGGATATTCGGCTAATGGACAGGCTTGGCCGCTTCTTcaacctaaatcccatcgagcacgatAGGGAAGCGTTGGGTAGGCGTACTGCAGAACGTCCAGATGCACTAACGGCCATCCACCACTTGCCAACCGCGCTGCTGGATGACTAGAAAACTCTACCACAAGAAATTCTTGTTAACTTTGTTGGAAGCTGGGAGTATTTTCCAGAGCGTGCATTGTCGTCGGTGGTGATGGTACACCCTATTAGGAATCATGTCTCTCCTTCTGTAACGTTCAGGTGGATCATAAATCGCGGTGCTCCAGTGTAATTACCGTCTTTAaattaaagtgtcatttctgtcctTCTCATCGCCTTCTATGCTGTgctatactgtaacagttctttctgtgtatggcctAAGTTTCCtcgagctacgttacttgacactgatacatcatgcgaaagttaattTCGCCATTACGCTTTCTAGACCTGCGTGTATAACGACATACCTAAATAAGTGTTAAATGTTGTCGATTAGGATAATGTATTACGCTGTCAGTAATACACTGTACCAGTATTAATCTTTTTTCTATGTATACAGCACGGTTCCAACATTTTGTGTAGAGACACTCTACGTATGCCAGTCACACTGCCAGCCCATTGCTTTTGTGATGTACTTTTATTTTCGGTGACTTTTGATGGATTTTATGCCATTTGACTCCGTAGGTATATAGCGCCATGAAAgctatgtcaaatttcttaagCGAGTATGTGACATATTACGTGAGTTTTAGTGAGCATGCATGTAAGATGGCATTACACCGCTAAATATGAAATGCGTTTCATGTGATCTCATCCTGATGACGGTCTGAGAACTGAAACCAATTTTAGTCAAGAAATACTTATTAGAACCTCTTGGCTGTGTACTACGAGTTCCGTACATATTTACGAGATGAGAGGCACTATCTTCACAGAATCAGCTAGCGATTCTATCAGATACCcagataataatggcgtgtgacgagggcctcccgtcgggtagaccgctcacctggtgcaagcctttcggtttgacgccacttcggcgacttgagcgtcgatgggggtgaaatgatgatgattaggacaacacaacacccagtccctgagcggagagaatctccgacccagccaggaatcgaacccggaccgttaggaTTGACagtatgtcgcgctgaccactcagctaccgggggcggacagatacCCAGATGAAATATCGTGCCTTGCAATAAATGACAGCCAGATGAATTCCCGAAACATTATCGAGTAGGGGTGTCAGAATCCAGTGCTCTGATTGGTGCATTTGTTTTTGACTGCCTCCTACCGTGATAAGACGACCTTGACAGTGAGTGCTCTCTGCTCGGTACAGGTCACTGTAGTGGAGGGCCCGCCGAAGGATCAGCAGCAGAGTAAGGAGGATCCCCAgcaagaacagcagcagcagcgcgagggGGAGGAGGACCTGCAGGCGGCGGGGACGCAGGCGCTCGAAGCGGTGCTGGTGGCGGAGTCGCCGGCGCTGGTGCTGTCCAGGGCGGCCACCGGCCACCAGGGGCAGCCGCCGCCGGAAGAGCCCGCGGCCGCAGAGCTCGTGTCCACTCAGAGGCGGGAAGGCAAGGCGGTGCGCGAAGGTGCCGGCACCGGTGGCTGTCCACAGGGCCACTTCCGCGATGCCACCGGCGTCTGCCATTACATCGGGTGAGTCTGTCCCCTGTCTGTGCTCGGTACCTGCAGCTTGTCaggtggatataccggttccctcAGAGCACCGACATTACACACCGTCGACAGTGACCAGTAGACAGACAGGTGACCATCCAGGTATGCCACGCACTGTTGGCAAACTTCCATTTGCCTTTATGGCGGAGGGGACGGGATTGGTGGTAGTGTAAGGTCCCTGCCCAACAGTCTTTGCACCAAAGTCCTGGGTTAAATGCCGAACCTCTGCGCACTGTCCCACGAAGTCGATGGGCACGTTAAGCTCgaactaaagacctatatcattgacgtcggtttgcagtagggttttggagcatatactgtattcaaacattatgaatcacctcgaagggaacgatctattgatacgtaatcatcatggtttcagaaaacatcgttcttgtgcaacgcagcttgctctttattcgcacgaagtaatggccgctatcgacaggggatcaggagatctcaagttgattccgtatttttagatttccgaaaagcttttgacaccgttcctcacaagcgacttctaatcaagctgccgaCCTATGGGTATCGACTCAGCTGTGCGacaggattcgtaatttcctgtcaggaaggtcgcagttcgtagtaatagacggcaaatcatcgagtaacactgaagtgatatcaggtgttccccagggaagcgtcctgggacctctgctgttcctgatctatataaatggcctgggtgacaatctgagcagttctcttaggttgttcgcagatgatacttgcaaagcgatttagaaaagattgctgtatggtgtggcaggtggcagttgacgctaaataacgaaaagtgtgatgtgatccacatgagttccaaaagaaatccgttggatttcgattactcgataaatagtacaattctcaaggctgtcaattcaactaagtacctgggtgttaaaattacgaacaatttcagttggaaagac
It encodes:
- the LOC124622533 gene encoding uncharacterized protein LOC124622533; this translates as MPATSPLLSLLLALVLVAGAPVRYDQRQEGDFNVHAHLENFVVVLIPTAGSGNGGLGILDFLKKSGANVRTAEQPIQVTVVEGPPKDQQQSKEDPQQEQQQQREGEEDLQAAGTQALEAVLVAESPALVLSRAATGHQGQPPPEEPAAAELVSTQRREGKAVREGAGTGGCPQGHFRDATGVCHYIGSDQRIGDQSFFGLEPPFED